A genomic region of Gallus gallus isolate bGalGal1 chromosome 19, bGalGal1.mat.broiler.GRCg7b, whole genome shotgun sequence contains the following coding sequences:
- the GEMIN4 gene encoding gem-associated protein 4 (The RefSeq protein has 6 substitutions compared to this genomic sequence): MEPGSGSGERVAPWGVCEETAILHGGFLLASRLLQPRPLRELLKAEWPLVGPPITDALREIGARCPSPRQHGLWKKEAVALVWAKVLLPAPPAASLDREWKEDAFFSVGAMIPDVNRTVLFELVKALGAARLFAQLLLALPPGVCRAELRHLVRYVGHESAPSDVGFLLDVWWEVVRHVRDPEDSTVTAFSSLVREHGCECALDDGLQPPKRFKGDPSSLNGSPAADGLLVVLMEGLKQTYGSIASPRMRCYALGNLVELLSVFTELEPQGGPLPVAEYLAKVSSVVSLWSSDTESQHHHSGLDEKVKEAERTMSFASIAKLSREELIAGLDFLHCLMRAWGEELRGVLNSSENQCYESYWLLDTLPTFRKSLVCFSETGDLSEDEMRVALELAQTIDDFLKEISTTQKSKDLDTSLSSSVAMTIIEQKLQRHMEVCSIFASEKTWVFSKDWVDCLVKNRALFQKPELVLKLLETLVNFATSCEDREAQEMQMEVTKAIVECYSELSLTDKNEVISGVLEAWGGPGLSLNLQVVMEGFQEDLNVTFNQITKSVSDEGLTRAVAAVARLALLHPEATVKQICSLAVVNLGAHQFLAQILCSFPALSFLETCDDPCRPRSLVVRCLKEAAWEKLSSAREEEQFLEFLAFLMQPSSAAPLVSPAEVTKAFVLPYLKSDCAQIELSLQILSKVLGIQSYPDEHWIKSCHPFPLLLSLCKLLDGYTKYWHQPKDQLFPSLETKDLVLNVLGRICEVVTPETASSAEVWVQSLAWLHRKVASLDWTIGLRLKKFYGEHFKNEVPATLFEICTLPEDEWTSQPLPAYGPGSGLLAWMECCCVSTELRETMLSLLMVNVDNPEEVNLFSKGFLVALIQVLPWCSHSEWKRLVHVVTNLLERQVLHVPYTLEYVQYVPLLNLRPFACYLQLSVLFLRGFQLLCSSSCSTWLPPQAWLHVVQLYCSSLTDLLSSIKSITGPPLHPAEDRSSAEEVCFVCIQVFCHLLHVAAMLPPDSGCSEPLVVVALEVLSQYEVFSSADPSPSSVLRRANERHFLESITDNISDKALCGPLLQKLSKLGA, from the coding sequence atGGAGCCGGGCAGCGGGAGCGGGGAGCGGGTCGCGCCGTGGGGCGTGTGCGAGGAGACCGCCATCCTGCACGGCGGCTTCCTGCTGGCCTCCAGGCTCCTTCAGCCGCGGCCGCTGCGGGAGCTCCTCAAAGCCGAATGGCCGCTCGTCGGGCCGCCCATCACCGACGCGCTGAGGGAGATCGGCGCCCGCTGCCCCTCGCCGCGGCAGCACGGGCTGTGGAAGAAGGAGGCCGTGGCCCTCGTGTGGGCCAAGGTGCTGCTgcccgccccccccgccgcctCTCTGGACCGGGAGTGGAAGGAAGACGCCTTTTTCTCCGTGGGCGCGATGATCCCCGACGTTAACCGCACCGTTCTGTTCGAGCTGGTGAAGGCCCTGGGCGCTGCCCGCCTCTTCGCgcagctgctgctggcgctgccCCCCGGCGTGTGCCGGGCTGAGCTGCGGCACCTGGTGCGGTACGTCGGCCACGAGACGGCCCCGTCGGATGTCGGATTCCTCCTGGACGTGTGGTGGGAGGTGGTGAGGCATGTGCGGGATCCGGAGGACAGCACGGTCACCGCGTTCAGCTCCCTCGTGTGTGAGCACGGCTGTGAGTGCGCTCTGGATGACGGCCTGCAGCCCCCGAAGAGGTTCAAGGGGGACCCCAGCTCTCTGAATGGCTCTCCGGCTGCCGACGGCCTGCTTGTGGTCCTCGTGGAGGGGTTAAAGCAAACGTACGGCAGCATCGCCTCGCCCCGCATGAGGTGCTAcgccctgggcaacctggtggAGCTGCTGTCTGTGTTCACCGAGCTGGAGCCACAGGGCGGCCCCCTCCCTGTTGCAGAGTACCTGGCCAAGGTCAGCTCGGTGGTCAGCCTGTGGAGCAGTGACACTGAAAGCCAACACCACCACAGCGGGCTGGATGAGAAAGTGAAGGAAGCCGAGAGGACCATGAGCTTTGCATCCATAGCCAAGCTGTCGCGTGAAGAACTCATAGCTGGCTTGGACTTTCTGCACTGCTTGCTGCGTGCCTGGGGAGAGGAGCTGCGGGGTGTCCTGAACAGCTCGGAGAATCAGTGCTATGAGAGCTACTGGCTCCTTGATACTCTTCCCACCTTCAGGAAGAGCCTGGTTTGCTTCTCTGAGACTGGAGACCTGAGTGAGGATGAGATGCGTGTTGCGTTAGAACTGGCACAGACAATTGATGACTTTCTCAAGGAGATCAGCACCACCCAGAAGAGCAAGGATTTGGACACCAGCCTTTCATCTTCGGTTGCCATGACAATCATTGAGCAAAAGCTGCAGCGGCACATGGAGGTGTGCTccatttttgcttctgaaaagacCTGGGTCTTTTCAAAGGACTGGGTTGACTGCCTTGTGAAAaacagagctcttttccagAAACCAGAGCTAGTTTTGAAATTGCTGGAGACTCTGGTGAACTTTGCCACATCCTGCGAAGACAGGGAGGCCCAAGAGATGCAGATGGAAGTGACCAAAGCCATCGTGGAGTGTTACAGTGAGCTTTCATTAACAGACAAAAACGAAGTGATCTCGGGTGTCCTGGAGGCTTGGGGTGGGCCAGGGCTCTCCCTGAACCTGCAGGTTGTCATGGAAGGGTTCCAGGAGGACCTCAATGTGACTTTCAATCAGATCACCAAAAGCGTATCTGATGAAGGCCTTAccagggctgtggctgctgtggcTAGGCTTGCTCTGCTGCACCCTGAGGCCACTGTGAAGCAGATTTGTAGTCTTGCTGTAGTCAACCTGGGAGCACACCAGTTCCTGGCACAAATCCTCTGCTctttcccagcactgagcttcCTGGAGACGTGTGATGATCCATGCAGACCACACAGCCTGGTGGTACGGTGCCTGAAGGAGGCAGCATGGGAGAAGCTTTCCTCTGCGAGGGAGGAGGAGCAGTTCCTGGAGTTTTTGGCCTTTCTCATGCAGCCAAGTTCGGCTGCCCCGCTTGTATCACCTGCAGAAGTGACCAAGGCTTTTGTCCTTCCCTATTTGAAATCAGACTGTGCTCAAATTGAGCTGAGCCTGCAGATCCTCAGTAAAGTTTTGGGGATACAGTCCTACCCAGACGAGCACTGGATCAAGTCCTGCCACCCGTTCCCACTTCTCCTCAGCCTCTGCAAGCTTCTAGATGGCTACACAAAGTACTGGCATCAGCCCAAGGACCAGCTcttcccatccctggagtcCAAAGACCTGGTGCTGAATGTCCTCGGCCGGATCTGTGAGGTGGTGACTCCAGAAACTGCCTCCTCCGCAGAGGTTTGGGTCCAGTCTCTGGCCTGGCTTCACAGGAAGGTGGCATCACTGGACTGGACCATTGGTCTCCGTCTGAAGAAGTTTTATGGAGAGCACTTCAAGAATGAGGTCCCAGCAACACTATTTGAGATCTGCACGCTCCCTGAAGATGAATGGACATCCCAGCCTTTGCCAGCCTACGGGCCGGGCAGCGGGCTGCTGGCATGGAtggagtgctgctgtgtgtccACTGAGCTCAGAGAGACAATGCTCTCACTCCTCATGGTCAACGTGGACAACCCTGAGGAAGTGAATCTCTTCAGCAAAGGCTTCCTGGTGGCCCTCATACAGGtcctcccttggtgcagccaCAGTGAGTGGAAGAGGCTTGTGCATGTGGTCACAAACCTGCTGGAGAGGCAAGTGTTGCATGTGCCATACACACTGGAGTACGTGCAGTACGTGCCCCTGCTGAACCTCCGGCCGTTTGCCTGCTACCTCCAGCTCTCTGTGCTCTTCCTGCGGggcttccagctcctctgcagctccagctgttcCACCTGGCTGCCACCACAGGCTTGGCTCCACGTGGTCCAGCTGTACTGCAGCAGCCTCACAGACCTGCTGAGCTCCATCAAGAGCATCACAGGGCCCCCCTTGCACCCCGCTGAggacaggagctctgcagaggaggtgTGCTTTGTCTGCATCCAGGTGTTTTGCCACCTCCTGCACGTTGCAGCCATGCTGCCTCCAGACAGTGGGTGCAGTGAGCCGCTGGTGGTGGTGGCCTTGGAGGTCCTCTCTCAGTATGAGGTGTTCAGCTCTGCTGATCCGTCCCCCAGCAGTGTGCTGAGGAGAGCCAACGAGAGGCACTTCCTGGAGTCCATCACTGACAACATCAGTGACAAGGCGCTGTGCGGCCCCCTCCTGCAGAAGCTCAGCAAGCTGGGTGCTTAG
- the FAM57A gene encoding TLC domain-containing protein 3A isoform X1, whose product MWRTLAVASAFFPGLFAFCVRALRWAAPGWSVKDRVLLSGRLVSTVQATMATVSGLTVVLSCEDVVHDRHWLAVEYIWVLVPYMTYDIYVMYLCHWHKSREKGIAERKHSLTSVRSFLLQERLMVTHHLFILIVLTPVTQHFRGELGDFFVGCIFTAELSTPFVSLGKILMQLKMQDTLLHKVNGILILVTFFLCRILLFPFMYAAYGRQMGIPVYMVPFRIPLHCNIANASLIAPQLYWFTLICRKAVRLYGSSPADKSR is encoded by the exons ATGTGGCGGACGTTGGCGGTCGCGTCCGCCTTCTTCCCGGGGCTGTTCGCGTTCTGCGTGCGGGCGCTGCGTTGGGCCGCGCCGGGATGGAGCGTCAAGGACCGCGTCCTGCTCAGCGGAAG GCTGGTGTCGACGGTGCAGGCCACGATGGCCACGGTGTCGGGCCTGACCGTGGTGCTTAGCTGCGAGGATGTGGTGCACGACAG GCACTGGCTGGCTGTGGAATACATCTGGGTCCTGGTTCCCTACATGACTTACGACATCTACGTCATGTACCTCTGCCACTGGCACAAGAGCCGAGAGAAGGGCATAGCAGAGAGGAAGCACTCGCTGACCAGCGTGCGGAgcttcctcctgcaggagcGGCTGATGGTCACCCaccacctcttcatcctcatcGTGCTCACCCCTGTCACCCAG CACTTCAGGGGAGAGCTGGGAGATTTCTTTGTGGGCTGCAtcttcacagcagagctgagcactcCTTTTGTATCGCTGGGCAAAATCCTCATGCAG ctGAAGATGCAGGACACGCTGCTGCACAAGGTGAACGGGATCCTCATCCTGGTGACTTTCTTCCTCTGCCGTattctcctcttccccttcaTGTACGCAGCCTACGGCAGGCAGATGGGAATCCCTGTTTACATGGTGCCCTTCCGCATCCCCCTGCACTGCAACATAGCCAACGCCTCCCTCATCGCCCCGCAGCTCTACTGGTTCACACTCATCTGCCGCAAAGCCGTCCGCCTCTATGGCAGCTCACCTGCTGACAAGAGCAGGTAA
- the MRM3 gene encoding rRNA methyltransferase 3, mitochondrial isoform X2, with the protein MSYPTAQLPIVLICDNIRDPGNLGTILRSAAGAGCEKVLLTKGCVDPWEPKVLRAGMGAHFRVPIVADLDWESVPSNLPSGVQVCVADNKDLGAQAETEPTSQGAGRSGSHSGNPKAPVKPKRKAAPPEHKDEEGTEGVCASELAAQYYYENWIQSPAAVVVGGETHGLSPDALHLAASTGGKRLVIPVVPGVDSLNSAVAAAIVLFEGKRQLQWRTHKQDNEKQFIPSIVG; encoded by the exons ATGTCTTACCCTACTGCCCAGCTGCCCATAGTCCTCATCTGTGACAACATCCGGGATCCAGGAAACCTGGGGACTATTCTGAgatctgcagcaggagcaggctgtgaAAAAGTGCTGCTGACCAAAG GTTGTGTGGATCCATGGGAGCCAAAGGTGCTTCGTGCCGGTATGGGAGCTCACTTCCGTGTGCCCATTGTTGCCGATCTGGACTGGGAATCTGTTCCCAGCAACCTTCCTTCTGGTGTGCAGGTCTGTGTGGCTGACAACAAAGACCTGGGCGCTCAGGCTGAGACAGAACCCACGTCCCAGGGAGCTGGCAGGTCTGGCTCCCATTCTGGCAATCCAAAGGCGCCTGTAAAACCCAAACGTAAGGCTGCTCCTCCTGAACACAAGGATGAGGAGGGAACAGAGGGCGTCTGTGCCTCGGAGCTTGCTGCACAGTATTACTATGAGAACTGGATACAGTCCCCAGCGGCAGTTGTGGTTGGTGGAGAGACCCATGGCCTGAGCCCAGACGCACTTCACCTTGCAGCCAGCACAGGTGGGAAGAGACTGGTCATCCCTGTGGTGCCTGGTGTGGACAGTTTGAACTCCGCTGTAGCTGCTGCCATAGTGCTGTTTGAAGGGAAGAGGCAGTTGCAGTGGAGGACACACAAGCAAGACAATGAAAAGCAGTTTATCCCAAGCATAGTGGGATAA
- the GEMIN4 gene encoding gem-associated protein 4 isoform X1: MEPGSGSGERVAPWGVCEETAILHGGFLLASRLLQPRPLRELLKAEWPLVGPPITDALREIGARCPSPRQHGLWKKEAVALVWAKVLLPAPPAASLDREWKEDAFFSVGAMIPDVNRTVLFELVKALGAARLFAQLLLALPPGVCRAELRHLVRYVGHETAPSDVGFLLDVWWEVVRHVRDPEDSTVTAFSSLVCEHGCECALDDGLQPPKRFKGDPSSLNGSPAADGLLVVLVEGLKQTYGSIASPRMRCYALGNLVELLSVFTELEPQGGPLPVAEYLAKVSSVVSLWSSDTESQHHHSGLDEKVKEAERTMSFASIAKLSREELIAGLDFLHCLLRAWGEELRGVLNSSENQCYESYWLLDTLPTFRKSLVCFSETGDLSEDEMRVALELAQTIDDFLKEISTTQKSKDLDTSLSSSVAMTIIEQKLQRHMEVCSIFASEKTWVFSKDWVDCLVKNRALFQKPELVLKLLETLVNFATSCEDREAQEMQMEVTKAIVECYSELSLTDKNEVISGVLEAWGGPGLSLNLQVVMEGFQEDLNVTFNQITKSVSDEGLTRAVAAVARLALLHPEATVKQICSLAVVNLGAHQFLAQILCSFPALSFLETCDDPCRPHSLVVRCLKEAAWEKLSSAREEEQFLEFLAFLMQPSSAAPLVSPAEVTKAFVLPYLKSDCAQIELSLQILSKVLGIQSYPDEHWIKSCHPFPLLLSLCKLLDGYTKYWHQPKDQLFPSLESKDLVLNVLGRICEVVTPETASSAEVWVQSLAWLHRKVASLDWTIGLRLKKFYGEHFKNEVPATLFEICTLPEDEWTSQPLPAYGPGSGLLAWMECCCVSTELRETMLSLLMVNVDNPEEVNLFSKGFLVALIQVLPWCSHSEWKRLVHVVTNLLESLYSHSWDKM, encoded by the exons atGGAGCCGGGCAGCGGGAGCGGGGAGCGGGTCGCGCCGTGGGGCGTGTGCGAGGAGACCGCCATCCTGCACGGCGGCTTCCTGCTGGCCTCCAGGCTCCTTCAGCCGCGGCCGCTGCGGGAGCTCCTCAAAGCCGAATGGCCGCTCGTCGGGCCGCCCATCACCGACGCGCTGAGGGAGATCGGCGCCCGCTGCCCCTCGCCGCGGCAGCACGGGCTGTGGAAGAAGGAGGCCGTGGCCCTCGTGTGGGCCAAGGTGCTGCTgcccgccccccccgccgcctCTCTGGACCGGGAGTGGAAGGAAGACGCCTTTTTCTCCGTGGGCGCGATGATCCCCGACGTTAACCGCACCGTTCTGTTCGAGCTGGTGAAGGCCCTGGGCGCTGCCCGCCTCTTCGCgcagctgctgctggcgctgccCCCCGGCGTGTGCCGGGCTGAGCTGCGGCACCTGGTGCGGTACGTCGGCCACGAGACGGCCCCGTCGGATGTCGGATTCCTCCTGGACGTGTGGTGGGAGGTGGTGAGGCATGTGCGGGATCCGGAGGACAGCACGGTCACCGCGTTCAGCTCCCTCGTGTGTGAGCACGGCTGTGAGTGCGCTCTGGATGACGGCCTGCAGCCCCCGAAGAGGTTCAAGGGGGACCCCAGCTCTCTGAATGGCTCTCCGGCTGCCGACGGCCTGCTTGTGGTCCTCGTGGAGGGGTTAAAGCAAACGTACGGCAGCATCGCCTCGCCCCGCATGAGGTGCTAcgccctgggcaacctggtggAGCTGCTGTCTGTGTTCACCGAGCTGGAGCCACAGGGCGGCCCCCTCCCTGTTGCAGAGTACCTGGCCAAGGTCAGCTCGGTGGTCAGCCTGTGGAGCAGTGACACTGAAAGCCAACACCACCACAGCGGGCTGGATGAGAAAGTGAAGGAAGCCGAGAGGACCATGAGCTTTGCATCCATAGCCAAGCTGTCGCGTGAAGAACTCATAGCTGGCTTGGACTTTCTGCACTGCTTGCTGCGTGCCTGGGGAGAGGAGCTGCGGGGTGTCCTGAACAGCTCGGAGAATCAGTGCTATGAGAGCTACTGGCTCCTTGATACTCTTCCCACCTTCAGGAAGAGCCTGGTTTGCTTCTCTGAGACTGGAGACCTGAGTGAGGATGAGATGCGTGTTGCGTTAGAACTGGCACAGACAATTGATGACTTTCTCAAGGAGATCAGCACCACCCAGAAGAGCAAGGATTTGGACACCAGCCTTTCATCTTCGGTTGCCATGACAATCATTGAGCAAAAGCTGCAGCGGCACATGGAGGTGTGCTccatttttgcttctgaaaagacCTGGGTCTTTTCAAAGGACTGGGTTGACTGCCTTGTGAAAaacagagctcttttccagAAACCAGAGCTAGTTTTGAAATTGCTGGAGACTCTGGTGAACTTTGCCACATCCTGCGAAGACAGGGAGGCCCAAGAGATGCAGATGGAAGTGACCAAAGCCATCGTGGAGTGTTACAGTGAGCTTTCATTAACAGACAAAAACGAAGTGATCTCGGGTGTCCTGGAGGCTTGGGGTGGGCCAGGGCTCTCCCTGAACCTGCAGGTTGTCATGGAAGGGTTCCAGGAGGACCTCAATGTGACTTTCAATCAGATCACCAAAAGCGTATCTGATGAAGGCCTTAccagggctgtggctgctgtggcTAGGCTTGCTCTGCTGCACCCTGAGGCCACTGTGAAGCAGATTTGTAGTCTTGCTGTAGTCAACCTGGGAGCACACCAGTTCCTGGCACAAATCCTCTGCTctttcccagcactgagcttcCTGGAGACGTGTGATGATCCATGCAGACCACACAGCCTGGTGGTACGGTGCCTGAAGGAGGCAGCATGGGAGAAGCTTTCCTCTGCGAGGGAGGAGGAGCAGTTCCTGGAGTTTTTGGCCTTTCTCATGCAGCCAAGTTCGGCTGCCCCGCTTGTATCACCTGCAGAAGTGACCAAGGCTTTTGTCCTTCCCTATTTGAAATCAGACTGTGCTCAAATTGAGCTGAGCCTGCAGATCCTCAGTAAAGTTTTGGGGATACAGTCCTACCCAGACGAGCACTGGATCAAGTCCTGCCACCCGTTCCCACTTCTCCTCAGCCTCTGCAAGCTTCTAGATGGCTACACAAAGTACTGGCATCAGCCCAAGGACCAGCTcttcccatccctggagtcCAAAGACCTGGTGCTGAATGTCCTCGGCCGGATCTGTGAGGTGGTGACTCCAGAAACTGCCTCCTCCGCAGAGGTTTGGGTCCAGTCTCTGGCCTGGCTTCACAGGAAGGTGGCATCACTGGACTGGACCATTGGTCTCCGTCTGAAGAAGTTTTATGGAGAGCACTTCAAGAATGAGGTCCCAGCAACACTATTTGAGATCTGCACGCTCCCTGAAGATGAATGGACATCCCAGCCTTTGCCAGCCTACGGGCCGGGCAGCGGGCTGCTGGCATGGAtggagtgctgctgtgtgtccACTGAGCTCAGAGAGACAATGCTCTCACTCCTCATGGTCAACGTGGACAACCCTGAGGAAGTGAATCTCTTCAGCAAAGGCTTCCTGGTGGCCCTCATACAGGtcctcccttggtgcagccaCAGTGAGTGGAAGAGGCTTGTGCATGTGGTCACAAACCTGCTGGAGAG CCTGTACAGCCATAGCTGGGACAAGATGTGA
- the MRM3 gene encoding rRNA methyltransferase 3, mitochondrial isoform X1 encodes MAALRRAVPVLSRALAGPGGAAPGRRWVRALRRSPVRVLPPRKEQAEAQKRPVEHHPPPPAVERGSAGPGLWYEKASPGDRSLGKVVTIAKSRSFRDRHGKVLLEGLRLIRDALQAGAAPRALFFSTAEHLRELPPAPLKGARLVRVRFEDIKCWSDVVAPQGMIGIFSKPDHAKMSYPTAQLPIVLICDNIRDPGNLGTILRSAAGAGCEKVLLTKGCVDPWEPKVLRAGMGAHFRVPIVADLDWESVPSNLPSGVQVCVADNKDLGAQAETEPTSQGAGRSGSHSGNPKAPVKPKRKAAPPEHKDEEGTEGVCASELAAQYYYENWIQSPAAVVVGGETHGLSPDALHLAASTGGKRLVIPVVPGVDSLNSAVAAAIVLFEGKRQLQWRTHKQDNEKQFIPSIVG; translated from the exons ATGGCGGCGCTGAGGCGCGCCGTGCCCGTGCTGAGCCGGGCGCTggcggggcccggcggggcggccccggggcggcgTTGGGTGCGGGCGCTGAGGCGCAGCCCTGTGCGGGTGCTGCCGCCGCGGAAGGAACAGGCTGAGGCACAGAAGAGGCCCGTGGAGCACCATCCGCCCCCCCCGGCTGTGGAGCGGGGCTCGGCCGGGCCCGGGCTGTGGTACGAGAAGGCGTCGCCCGGTGACAGGAGCCTGGG AAAAGTGGTGACCATCGCTAAGTCACGGAGTTTCCGCGACCGCCACGGGAaagtgctgctggaggggctCAGACTGATCCGGGACGCGCTGCAGGCGGGCGCCGCGCCCCGCGCTCTGTTCTTCAGCACCGCCGAGCACCTGAGGGAGCTGCCGCCGGCACCGCTGAAAGGAGCCCGCCTGGTGAGGGTGAGGTTCGAGGACATCAAGTGCTGGTCCGACGTGGTGGCCCCGCAGGGGATGATAG GGATCTTCTCCAAGCCTGACCATGCCAAGATGTCTTACCCTACTGCCCAGCTGCCCATAGTCCTCATCTGTGACAACATCCGGGATCCAGGAAACCTGGGGACTATTCTGAgatctgcagcaggagcaggctgtgaAAAAGTGCTGCTGACCAAAG GTTGTGTGGATCCATGGGAGCCAAAGGTGCTTCGTGCCGGTATGGGAGCTCACTTCCGTGTGCCCATTGTTGCCGATCTGGACTGGGAATCTGTTCCCAGCAACCTTCCTTCTGGTGTGCAGGTCTGTGTGGCTGACAACAAAGACCTGGGCGCTCAGGCTGAGACAGAACCCACGTCCCAGGGAGCTGGCAGGTCTGGCTCCCATTCTGGCAATCCAAAGGCGCCTGTAAAACCCAAACGTAAGGCTGCTCCTCCTGAACACAAGGATGAGGAGGGAACAGAGGGCGTCTGTGCCTCGGAGCTTGCTGCACAGTATTACTATGAGAACTGGATACAGTCCCCAGCGGCAGTTGTGGTTGGTGGAGAGACCCATGGCCTGAGCCCAGACGCACTTCACCTTGCAGCCAGCACAGGTGGGAAGAGACTGGTCATCCCTGTGGTGCCTGGTGTGGACAGTTTGAACTCCGCTGTAGCTGCTGCCATAGTGCTGTTTGAAGGGAAGAGGCAGTTGCAGTGGAGGACACACAAGCAAGACAATGAAAAGCAGTTTATCCCAAGCATAGTGGGATAA
- the GLOD4 gene encoding glyoxalase domain-containing protein 4 produces MMSSRCAAERSGEEMGARRALHFVFKVGDRARTARFYRELLGMSVLRHEEFEEGCKASCNGPYDGKWSKTMVGYGPEDNHFVAELTYNYGIGEYRLGNDFLGITLVSSQAVSNAKKMGWPLKEVTAGVFETEAPGGYKFYLEDKEQKKKDPVLKVTLGVSDLHKSVNYWSHLLGMKIYEKDEEKQRALLGYADNQCKLELKAVGGAVDHGTAFGRIAFSCAKEELPNIEALMKKENQTILTPLVSLDTPGKATVQVVILADPDGHEICFVGDEAFRDLSKVDPNGGKLLDDAMAADKSDTWFAARNMKKVSA; encoded by the exons ATGATGTCATCTCGCTGCGCGGCGGAGAGAAGCGGCGAAGAGATGGGGGCGCGGCGCGCGTTGCACTTCGTGTTCAAAGTCGGCGACCGAGCGCGGACTGCGCGCTTCTACCGGGAGCTGCTCGGCATGAGC GTTCTGAGGCACGAGGAGTTTGAGGAAGGCTGTAAGGCCAGCTGCAACGG CCCTTATGATGGAAAATGGAGCAAAACAATGGTGGGCTATGGGCCAGAAGACAACCACTTTGTTGCAGAGCTGACTTACAACTATGGTATTGGAGAGTATCGCCTTGGCAATGACTTTCTG GGCATAACTTTGGTGTCCAGCCAGGCTGTGAGCAATGCTAAGAAGATGGGGTGGCCCCTCAAAGAAGTCACAGCTGGTGTGTTTGAAACTGAAGCCCCAGGTGGATACAAGTTCTACTTGGAAgacaaggaacagaaaaagaaag ATCCTGTGCTAAAGGTGACCCTGGGTGTCTCTGATCTGCACAAGTCTGTTAATTACTGGTCTCATTTGCTTGGGATGAAAATATATGAgaaggatgaagaaaaacagagggcttTGCTGGGCTATGCAGATAACCAG tgtaAGCTGGAGCTGAAGGCTGTTGGAGGAGCGGTGGATCATGGAACAGCATTTGGAAGGATTGCCTTTTCCTGTGCCAAGGAAGAG tTGCCAAACATTGAAGCACTGATGAAAAAGGAGAACCAGACAATTTTGACGCCTCTGGTTAGCTTGGACACACCTGGCAAAGCTACAGTGCAGGTGGTCATTTTGGCTGATCCT GATGGCCATGAAATCTGTTTTGTGGGAGATGAAGCATTTCGAGATCTGTCCAAGGTGGATCCCAATGGTGGCAAGCTGTTAGATGAC GCCATGGCAGCTGACAAGAGTGACACGTGGTTTGCTGCCCGAAATATGAAGAAGGTGTCTGCATAG